In one window of Cytophagaceae bacterium ABcell3 DNA:
- a CDS encoding chemotaxis protein CheW, which yields MMNNNAYTPESSEKGNEEENIIYKSYIVFKLGKEEYGIKIEKVKEVTLTPTISEVPHMPSYVKGLVNIRGDIITVLDLEEMFNIDSHGNQQRYTLVTEQTDFQSGVLVSEVPWTMNIPVNAIDTSPEIFKKIKKESNLIEGIANYGEKIIVLLDIEKILEEEEEDPEDLKL from the coding sequence ATGATGAACAATAATGCTTACACACCTGAATCTTCTGAAAAAGGCAATGAAGAAGAAAATATAATATATAAATCATATATTGTATTTAAACTTGGAAAAGAAGAGTATGGGATTAAAATAGAAAAAGTCAAAGAGGTTACCCTTACACCTACAATATCAGAAGTTCCGCATATGCCTTCATATGTGAAGGGGCTGGTCAATATTAGAGGAGATATTATCACTGTTTTGGATCTAGAAGAAATGTTTAATATAGATTCACATGGGAATCAGCAACGGTACACCCTCGTAACAGAACAAACTGACTTCCAAAGCGGTGTTTTGGTATCAGAGGTTCCTTGGACAATGAATATACCCGTTAACGCAATTGACACCTCGCCTGAAATTTTTAAAAAAATAAAAAAGGAAAGCAACCTTATAGAAGGCATAGCTAATTATGGGGAAAAAATTATAGTACTATTAGATATTGAAAAGATTCTTGAAGAAGAAGAAGAAGATCCTGAAGACTTAAAACTTTAA
- a CDS encoding ABC transporter permease yields the protein MSNSLKIVKYSFYDTFRSSWAILYFLFFLLITGGLFYFSADFSQSIPSLLNVILFIVPLVSIVFGTIYYYNSREFALLLMTQPMKRFQLFLGQYLGLSSSLALSFVAGTSVVFVFFGADPDAIPLLVMLLGSGIFLTFIFTAIAFAVSIHHDDRTKGFGVSILIWLFALVIYDGIFLVILFVFEDYPLENVAIAMTMLNPVDLSRIMVLLNLETAALMGYTGAVFNKFFGTTKGVLISVLVQVAWVILPLFIYLRKAKNKDF from the coding sequence ATGAGCAATAGCTTAAAAATAGTAAAGTACTCTTTTTACGATACCTTCAGAAGTTCGTGGGCTATCCTGTATTTTCTGTTTTTTTTATTAATTACAGGTGGGCTATTTTATTTTTCCGCAGACTTTTCCCAGTCGATCCCGAGTCTTTTAAATGTAATCTTGTTTATTGTGCCATTGGTAAGTATTGTTTTTGGCACTATTTACTATTACAACTCTCGTGAATTTGCCTTGCTCCTGATGACTCAACCCATGAAACGCTTCCAGCTTTTTCTGGGTCAATACCTTGGTCTTTCGAGTTCATTGGCCTTAAGTTTTGTAGCCGGCACCAGTGTGGTATTTGTATTCTTTGGAGCTGACCCAGACGCTATACCTCTTTTGGTCATGTTATTGGGTTCTGGAATATTCTTAACCTTTATCTTCACTGCCATTGCGTTTGCAGTATCCATCCACCACGACGACCGGACAAAAGGTTTTGGTGTTTCCATTCTTATATGGCTTTTTGCTTTAGTAATTTACGATGGAATATTTCTTGTGATTTTATTCGTTTTCGAAGATTACCCACTTGAAAATGTCGCCATTGCTATGACTATGCTAAATCCAGTAGATTTGTCCAGAATTATGGTCTTGCTAAACTTAGAAACAGCAGCGCTAATGGGATATACAGGAGCAGTCTTCAATAAGTTTTTCGGAACAACAAAAGGCGTATTGATTTCAGTGCTTGTTCAAGTGGCTTGGGTTATACTACCCTTGTTTATTTATCTCCGTAAAGCAAAAAACAAGGATTTTTAA
- a CDS encoding chemotaxis protein CheW: MSFREQELKEVFIAESLETYDSLNSLMVDLEKNPSDQMLIAEIFRLIHNIKANAKAIGLSHLAEIAHQLETAFGGVRSGDLIFTGEVANTLMEGVEAIGDIIRNIDNPDFQILNTELQSNLDAIIANLSGAQIELQSIRKYYNNQKISLSDLIHIKLSKLDDLLNLVGELILDKDRLLAISSRLDDEELTGVCDHLHRVTSSLQNNVMDARLVNVSSLFHKFPKVVRDVAMVEGKKADLIISGDNIKIDRNILQTITDSLLHLIRNAVSHGIESPDERISNGKPETGTVHVTANNEKETVIIRISDDGKGIDVDKIRSLLVKENVISSEKAKGMSNKEILPYVFMPGFSMSGKITEFAGRGVGLDVVRSAVDSVGGKVAIESEKGKNTVFTLSIPVSLAVRGSLLFESGGSPYAIPLINTQYVTNHPAENVHEAAGSMFININNELIPIINLKSLFASPLNNAAFGRKHELVNSFLSIIVVNYNNRSLGLIADKMLRQQDIVVKPLKKPIDKSKFFGGVTLLGKGETCLVLDVPFLTKFYFSKV; the protein is encoded by the coding sequence ATGAGTTTTAGAGAGCAAGAGTTAAAAGAAGTTTTTATTGCAGAGTCACTTGAAACATATGATTCTCTAAACAGTCTTATGGTGGACCTTGAGAAGAATCCATCAGACCAGATGCTAATAGCTGAGATATTTAGGTTAATACATAATATTAAGGCAAACGCCAAGGCTATAGGCTTATCCCACCTTGCAGAAATAGCGCATCAACTTGAAACAGCCTTTGGAGGAGTTAGATCTGGCGACCTAATATTTACAGGAGAAGTAGCCAATACGCTCATGGAAGGTGTTGAAGCAATTGGAGATATCATTAGAAACATTGATAACCCAGACTTCCAGATTCTCAACACAGAATTACAAAGCAACCTAGATGCTATAATTGCCAATTTATCAGGCGCCCAAATTGAGTTACAGTCCATCCGTAAGTATTACAACAACCAAAAAATATCGCTCTCTGACCTAATACACATTAAGCTGAGCAAGCTAGATGATCTGCTTAACCTTGTGGGTGAGCTTATTCTTGACAAAGACAGGTTATTAGCTATTTCATCACGTCTTGACGATGAAGAACTTACAGGCGTCTGTGACCATCTTCACCGCGTTACTTCCAGCTTACAAAATAACGTTATGGATGCCAGGTTGGTTAATGTAAGTTCTTTATTTCATAAATTTCCAAAAGTGGTGAGGGATGTTGCTATGGTTGAAGGGAAAAAGGCAGACCTTATCATTTCGGGCGATAATATAAAAATAGATCGCAATATCCTCCAGACCATCACAGATTCACTCTTGCATTTAATTCGAAACGCTGTAAGCCATGGTATAGAATCGCCAGACGAAAGAATATCTAACGGTAAGCCTGAAACAGGAACTGTGCATGTTACTGCAAACAATGAAAAAGAAACGGTCATTATCCGCATTTCCGATGATGGAAAAGGAATAGATGTTGATAAGATAAGAAGTTTGCTAGTCAAGGAAAATGTCATATCTTCTGAAAAAGCAAAAGGAATGTCTAATAAAGAAATTTTGCCTTATGTTTTTATGCCAGGATTCAGTATGTCAGGAAAAATTACTGAATTTGCAGGTCGCGGTGTCGGCCTGGATGTGGTTAGGAGTGCAGTAGATAGTGTAGGTGGAAAAGTTGCAATTGAGTCCGAAAAGGGAAAAAACACAGTTTTCACGCTATCAATACCAGTTTCTCTCGCAGTAAGAGGCTCTTTATTATTCGAGTCTGGTGGTTCACCTTATGCCATTCCACTTATAAATACTCAGTACGTTACAAACCACCCTGCCGAAAATGTTCATGAAGCTGCTGGTTCAATGTTTATCAACATCAATAATGAACTGATACCTATTATAAACCTTAAATCACTTTTTGCTTCTCCTCTAAATAATGCTGCGTTTGGTCGGAAACATGAACTTGTCAATTCTTTTTTAAGTATAATTGTGGTCAATTATAATAATAGGAGTTTAGGACTAATTGCGGATAAAATGCTTAGGCAACAGGATATCGTAGTAAAGCCGTTGAAAAAACCCATTGACAAATCAAAATTTTTTGGAGGTGTTACTTTGCTTGGAAAAGGAGAAACGTGCCTAGTACTAGACGTCCCTTTTCTTACAAAATTCTATTTTTCTAAAGTATAG
- a CDS encoding response regulator — MAKIIIVDDSLYMRTMLKHILTDAGHEVVGEAPDAKNAIRIIEEKKPDIVTLDIILPDSTGLDVLKTIRAQNTLLKIVMVTAVGQEVIMEEAQGLGAIDYILKPFSEEKVAKVINKVAGSLAY, encoded by the coding sequence ATGGCAAAAATAATTATAGTTGACGATTCTCTGTATATGAGAACTATGCTCAAGCATATTCTGACAGATGCAGGTCACGAAGTAGTAGGTGAAGCTCCTGACGCAAAAAACGCTATAAGGATAATTGAAGAAAAAAAGCCTGATATTGTAACACTCGACATCATTCTTCCCGATAGCACTGGGCTCGATGTCCTTAAAACTATAAGGGCGCAGAATACTTTACTTAAGATTGTAATGGTAACCGCAGTTGGACAGGAGGTTATTATGGAGGAGGCTCAGGGCTTAGGTGCTATTGATTATATACTAAAGCCGTTTTCGGAAGAAAAGGTAGCCAAAGTTATTAATAAAGTTGCAGGGAGTTTAGCATATTAG
- a CDS encoding ABC transporter ATP-binding protein: MISVENIEKSFRKLQVLKGVNLKMSPGKIYAFLGPNGSGKTTLLKHILGLVKPDQGLITINGADIKNGWEYRKQIGYMPQIANFPENLNIEEILMMVCNVRGISPDFNHLIQYFQLKEHLKSMLKNLSGGMKQKVNAIMALMSDPDILIFDEPSTGLDPLSHLKLKQLIKKEKDKGKTIMITTHILSEVEELADEIIFLLDGKIFFQGPVDQLLHSQEEDTLERAIARITNKDDFERFMKHQPENAL; encoded by the coding sequence ATGATTTCTGTAGAAAATATCGAAAAGTCGTTCCGAAAGCTACAGGTACTTAAGGGGGTCAATTTAAAAATGTCTCCAGGGAAAATTTATGCTTTTCTTGGCCCTAACGGCTCAGGAAAAACCACGCTTTTGAAGCATATACTCGGACTAGTAAAGCCAGATCAAGGACTTATTACCATTAATGGCGCGGATATAAAAAATGGCTGGGAATACCGAAAGCAAATTGGCTACATGCCACAGATCGCTAACTTCCCTGAGAACCTTAATATAGAAGAAATATTGATGATGGTTTGCAATGTCAGAGGCATCTCTCCAGATTTCAACCATTTAATTCAATATTTCCAGTTAAAAGAACATTTAAAATCGATGCTCAAAAACCTGTCAGGGGGGATGAAGCAAAAAGTAAATGCCATAATGGCACTCATGTCTGACCCCGACATATTGATTTTTGATGAGCCTTCTACTGGACTTGACCCGCTTTCTCATTTAAAGCTAAAACAGCTTATTAAGAAAGAGAAAGACAAGGGGAAAACTATTATGATTACTACACATATTCTAAGTGAAGTTGAAGAGCTGGCAGATGAAATTATCTTTTTGCTTGATGGAAAAATATTCTTTCAAGGCCCTGTAGACCAATTACTGCACTCGCAAGAAGAAGATACCTTAGAAAGAGCCATTGCAAGAATCACGAATAAGGATGATTTTGAAAGATTTATGAAACACCAACCAGAAAATGCATTATGA
- a CDS encoding nitrous oxide reductase family maturation protein NosD: MVKNTAYFLFILLMLPAFSQAETIEVCASCPITTIQSAVDKASEYDTIVVKEGVYKENGIIVSKSLHIKGEGKAIIDAGNKEGIITVQETENLTIEGLTFRNVEISYIRDYAAIKLIRSKHCVLKDNLLENTFFGIYLEKSDSCLVENNYVTGNAKTESSSGNAIHIWNSNYNTIKDNTVEGHRDGIYLEFAKNSDIINNISRKNIRYGLHFMFSDDNLYQENSFIKNGAGVAVMYSKRITMTKNNFANNQGAASYGLLLKDITDSNISDNVFRNNTTGIFAEGTNRTEVRNNEISRNGWGVKMMGSCDELIITHNNFRANTFEVSANAKRPGSNSFTGNYWSSYTGYDLDKDGLGDIPHRPVKLFSYLLSRSPASVVLLRSMFTDLLELAEKITPVLTPEFITDEEPLMKPINLKQ, from the coding sequence ATGGTAAAAAATACTGCATATTTTCTTTTCATACTCCTTATGCTTCCAGCCTTCTCTCAGGCTGAAACCATAGAAGTATGTGCGTCCTGCCCAATTACTACTATACAATCTGCTGTTGACAAAGCATCGGAGTATGATACAATTGTAGTAAAAGAAGGCGTGTATAAAGAAAATGGCATTATTGTTTCCAAAAGCCTGCATATCAAAGGTGAAGGGAAAGCCATAATTGATGCAGGTAATAAAGAAGGGATAATTACTGTTCAGGAAACTGAAAATTTGACCATTGAGGGGTTGACCTTCAGAAATGTTGAGATAAGTTACATAAGAGATTATGCGGCAATTAAACTTATTCGTAGCAAGCATTGTGTCCTAAAAGATAATTTGCTTGAAAATACCTTCTTTGGGATTTATCTCGAAAAGTCAGATAGCTGCCTTGTTGAGAACAATTATGTAACAGGAAACGCTAAAACAGAATCCTCCTCAGGCAATGCCATTCATATTTGGAACAGTAATTATAATACTATAAAAGACAACACTGTAGAAGGACACCGAGATGGCATTTATCTAGAATTTGCCAAAAACTCAGATATCATCAACAATATAAGCCGCAAAAATATTCGCTATGGTTTGCACTTTATGTTTTCTGATGATAACCTTTATCAAGAAAACTCATTCATAAAAAATGGGGCAGGTGTAGCGGTTATGTATTCCAAAAGAATTACAATGACAAAGAACAACTTTGCCAATAACCAAGGAGCAGCTTCTTATGGTCTGTTGCTAAAAGATATTACCGACAGTAACATTTCAGACAATGTATTCCGAAACAACACAACCGGAATATTCGCAGAGGGCACAAACCGTACAGAAGTCCGTAACAATGAAATAAGCCGCAATGGCTGGGGAGTCAAAATGATGGGCAGCTGTGATGAATTAATTATCACCCATAACAACTTTAGAGCAAATACATTTGAAGTCAGTGCAAATGCCAAACGTCCTGGAAGCAACTCTTTTACAGGGAACTATTGGAGTAGTTACACAGGTTATGATCTAGACAAAGATGGTCTAGGTGATATTCCACACCGACCAGTAAAGTTGTTTTCATATCTACTTAGCAGAAGCCCTGCTTCTGTTGTACTTCTGCGTAGCATGTTTACAGACTTGCTTGAACTGGCGGAAAAAATAACCCCTGTTTTGACACCAGAATTTATTACGGACGAAGAACCATTAATGAAACCTATAAACCTAAAGCAATGA
- a CDS encoding nitrous oxide reductase accessory protein NosL → MATLTSYKKGAVYFLSLFIGFVCMSCTTEPQPINYGFDSCEHCKMIISDARYGTEAVSSKGKIYKFDSIECLGSWVNETEDSKQMAMLLVTSFDNPETLIEIDQATFLHSEGLPSPMGLFLTAFSDSEMAEQYQSELGGNIVDWNEVRKISTKLW, encoded by the coding sequence ATGGCAACATTAACCTCCTACAAAAAGGGAGCTGTTTACTTCCTGTCCCTTTTTATTGGTTTTGTGTGCATGTCCTGCACTACCGAACCACAGCCAATCAACTATGGTTTTGATTCATGCGAACATTGCAAAATGATTATTTCTGATGCCCGATATGGTACAGAAGCAGTGAGTTCAAAAGGCAAAATATACAAATTTGACTCTATTGAATGCCTTGGATCTTGGGTCAACGAAACGGAAGACAGCAAGCAAATGGCTATGTTACTGGTAACCAGCTTTGACAATCCCGAAACATTAATAGAAATAGACCAAGCAACTTTCCTTCACTCTGAAGGACTGCCTAGCCCCATGGGTCTGTTCTTAACCGCATTTAGTGACAGTGAAATGGCTGAACAATATCAGTCTGAATTGGGAGGTAATATCGTCGATTGGAATGAAGTACGAAAAATCAGCACGAAGTTATGGTAA
- a CDS encoding DUF2254 domain-containing protein produces the protein MIGKSLVKRVLQFRKTNLWIAPVLGAIIAILVAAGSLYMDSRIDWGEPPLPFFRGEPDTARTALSVIASSVTTLLALIFTVIVVAIQLASSQYSPRTLSSLLQDRPSHFTIGVFVGTFTYTLVILLALRKTQIEDGTISGISISLAFLFAIISLGTFAVYSNHIIQAVRITSLINRVGTQVRQAVNDIYKKPFKSESKLEHPKAEPDQIIFSSQPGALIEIDNEKIFDLAQKENCAIYFLPQTGSFLPEGYPIAKVYGSKNFDLGEHIVLSGTRTLQNNIMYGLRQLSDMAVRANSTGINDPATAVQVLDQIHDILRRLVVKDMRPLVMKDKDNNIRLYAPMPSWDDVLRVGLDEVQYYGATSLQVVRRMRTILFDLLTIAPQERKGSLKKQLKLLDKTITENFSNNHYKELARSPDIKGTGF, from the coding sequence ATGATAGGGAAAAGTTTAGTAAAAAGAGTCTTACAGTTTAGAAAAACCAATTTGTGGATAGCCCCGGTATTAGGTGCTATAATTGCCATTTTGGTGGCTGCCGGATCTTTGTACATGGACAGCCGAATAGATTGGGGCGAACCGCCACTGCCCTTTTTTAGAGGAGAGCCTGATACTGCACGTACTGCACTATCTGTTATAGCATCTTCGGTAACAACATTGCTCGCACTGATATTTACCGTTATAGTGGTAGCGATACAACTAGCAAGCAGCCAATACTCCCCACGTACCCTATCTTCTCTATTACAAGATAGGCCTAGCCATTTTACCATTGGTGTTTTTGTAGGTACATTTACCTATACATTGGTCATTTTATTAGCTCTCCGAAAGACCCAAATTGAAGACGGCACTATTTCCGGCATATCAATTAGTCTGGCTTTTCTGTTTGCCATTATCAGTTTAGGAACATTTGCTGTTTATAGTAACCATATTATTCAGGCAGTTAGAATTACTTCTCTGATAAACAGGGTTGGCACACAAGTTAGACAGGCCGTTAATGATATTTATAAAAAACCTTTCAAATCTGAAAGTAAACTAGAACATCCTAAGGCTGAACCTGATCAAATAATATTTAGCAGTCAGCCTGGTGCATTAATAGAAATTGACAATGAAAAAATCTTTGACCTTGCCCAAAAAGAAAATTGTGCCATTTATTTTTTGCCACAGACTGGAAGCTTTCTACCTGAAGGGTATCCAATAGCAAAAGTCTATGGCAGTAAAAATTTTGACTTGGGTGAACATATCGTTCTTTCAGGTACACGCACCCTACAAAACAACATTATGTACGGTCTAAGGCAGCTTAGCGACATGGCTGTTAGGGCAAATTCAACAGGTATCAACGATCCTGCCACGGCTGTTCAGGTCTTAGACCAAATCCACGATATATTGAGAAGGCTTGTTGTTAAAGACATGAGACCGCTAGTCATGAAAGACAAAGACAACAACATCCGGCTTTATGCGCCCATGCCTTCATGGGATGATGTACTTAGAGTAGGACTTGACGAGGTTCAGTATTATGGCGCTACATCGCTCCAAGTTGTCAGGCGCATGCGAACCATACTATTTGATCTACTGACAATTGCACCCCAAGAAAGAAAAGGGTCTTTAAAAAAACAGCTAAAACTCCTTGACAAAACTATTACCGAAAACTTTTCAAACAATCACTATAAAGAGTTGGCCCGTAGCCCCGATATTAAAGGCACAGGGTTTTAG
- a CDS encoding cytochrome c codes for MKNLIKGKSLIVALMFIAGSFMISSCSSDDQQADKSPSAKSEAGESASVPEYGVGPVKEVSVSNPPDEALAEKGEAIFASKCSACHKMEGRYVGPAMDGVTERRNLAWIMNMILNPEEMTKKDPIAKKLLAEYMTQMVYQDVTEDEARAIVEYLRLNDTN; via the coding sequence ATGAAAAACTTAATTAAAGGCAAAAGTTTGATCGTAGCCCTGATGTTTATAGCCGGAAGCTTTATGATTTCCAGTTGTTCTTCAGACGATCAGCAAGCAGATAAATCTCCTTCTGCAAAATCTGAAGCAGGAGAATCTGCTTCAGTACCTGAGTACGGTGTAGGGCCGGTCAAGGAAGTTTCAGTTTCAAATCCACCTGACGAGGCACTGGCAGAAAAAGGAGAAGCCATTTTTGCTTCAAAATGTTCTGCTTGCCACAAAATGGAAGGAAGGTATGTAGGGCCAGCCATGGATGGTGTGACCGAAAGAAGAAACCTTGCTTGGATTATGAACATGATCCTGAACCCTGAAGAAATGACTAAAAAAGACCCTATTGCCAAAAAACTTCTTGCAGAATATATGACCCAAATGGTCTATCAAGATGTAACTGAAGATGAGGCCAGGGCCATTGTAGAATACCTACGTCTTAATGACACTAATTAA
- the nosZ gene encoding Sec-dependent nitrous-oxide reductase translates to MTSCNVKSKGSPDGTDDAARKVYVAPGEHDEFYAFLSGGFNGQVSVYGMPSGRHLKMIPVFSQHAENGYGYSEESKALLNTTYGNIPWDDLHHPKLSRTDGMADGRFLFVNGNNTPRIARIDLTTFETVETLEIPNSAGNHCSPYPTNNTEYVVAGTRFSVPISDEGGIEDIELEKLNEYYRGSISFIKVDDKSGEMDLEFQILVPGFDYDIANGGKGPSEDWIFFTAYNSEQATTLKEVNASLHDKDFVAAINWKKAAEYVKQGKYREIPAEYFHNKMDKKTHVASSEVKKKVKVISPEECPDIMYLIPTPKSPHGVDVDPSGEFICVSGKLASMVPVHSFSNMLKAIENKDHVDVFESIPILKYESVLAAEVKDIGLGPLHTEFDGKGNAYSSMFVSSEIVKWRLKDFEILDRIPVYYSVGHLMIPGGDTHKPDGKYLVAMNKITKDRYLPTGPELCHSAQLIDISGDKMKMLLDFPTIGEPHYAQAIKADIVAPKSKKIYRLDENEHPHATLKEADTRVERDGNIVRVYMTAIRSHLAPDNIEGIHLGDTVYFHVTNLEQDWDVPHGFAVKGARNAEILIMPGETKTLEWIPTKTGVTPFYCTDFCSALHQEMQGYARVSPEGANVPIKYWLGDPKK, encoded by the coding sequence ATGACCTCCTGCAATGTTAAAAGCAAAGGCAGTCCTGATGGCACTGACGATGCTGCCCGTAAAGTCTATGTGGCACCCGGAGAGCATGATGAATTCTATGCCTTTCTTTCAGGCGGCTTCAATGGACAAGTATCGGTATATGGTATGCCGAGTGGCCGTCACCTAAAAATGATACCTGTATTTTCACAACATGCAGAAAACGGATACGGTTATTCCGAAGAGTCAAAAGCACTTCTAAATACAACTTACGGAAATATCCCTTGGGACGATTTGCACCATCCTAAGCTTTCCAGAACGGACGGTATGGCTGATGGACGATTCTTATTTGTAAACGGTAACAACACACCACGTATAGCAAGAATTGACCTTACTACCTTTGAAACGGTAGAGACTTTGGAAATCCCTAACAGTGCAGGTAACCACTGCTCTCCATACCCTACCAATAACACAGAATATGTTGTTGCAGGTACCAGGTTTAGTGTTCCTATTTCTGATGAAGGTGGTATTGAAGACATTGAGCTAGAAAAGCTGAATGAATATTATAGAGGCTCTATATCTTTTATTAAAGTAGATGATAAAAGTGGCGAAATGGACTTGGAATTCCAGATTTTGGTTCCTGGCTTTGACTACGATATTGCTAACGGTGGCAAAGGTCCATCTGAAGATTGGATATTCTTTACCGCTTACAATAGCGAGCAAGCAACAACTCTAAAAGAGGTAAACGCTTCTTTGCATGACAAAGACTTTGTTGCGGCCATAAACTGGAAAAAAGCAGCAGAATATGTTAAGCAAGGCAAATACAGGGAAATTCCTGCTGAGTATTTCCATAATAAAATGGACAAGAAAACACACGTAGCCAGCTCAGAAGTTAAAAAGAAGGTAAAAGTAATTTCTCCGGAAGAATGTCCTGACATCATGTACTTGATCCCAACGCCAAAATCACCTCATGGTGTCGATGTGGATCCTAGTGGAGAGTTTATATGTGTAAGTGGCAAGCTGGCATCTATGGTTCCGGTGCACTCTTTCTCAAATATGCTTAAGGCTATTGAGAATAAAGACCATGTAGATGTTTTTGAGTCAATTCCTATCCTTAAGTATGAGTCTGTACTTGCTGCGGAAGTAAAAGATATAGGTCTTGGCCCATTGCATACTGAATTTGATGGCAAAGGTAACGCTTACTCTTCCATGTTTGTTTCTTCAGAAATTGTAAAATGGAGATTAAAAGATTTTGAAATTCTTGACAGAATTCCAGTTTATTACTCTGTAGGTCACTTGATGATTCCTGGAGGGGACACCCATAAGCCTGATGGCAAATATTTGGTGGCGATGAACAAAATCACCAAAGACAGATATCTGCCTACTGGTCCTGAACTATGCCATAGTGCGCAGTTAATCGATATCAGTGGAGACAAAATGAAAATGCTTCTCGATTTCCCTACTATAGGAGAACCTCACTATGCACAGGCCATAAAGGCTGACATAGTGGCGCCAAAAAGCAAAAAGATTTACAGACTTGACGAAAATGAGCACCCTCATGCAACACTCAAGGAAGCTGACACGAGGGTGGAAAGAGATGGCAATATAGTACGTGTATATATGACGGCAATTAGAAGCCATTTAGCGCCTGACAACATAGAAGGTATTCACCTAGGAGATACTGTTTATTTCCACGTAACCAATCTAGAGCAAGACTGGGATGTGCCACATGGTTTTGCAGTTAAAGGTGCACGTAATGCGGAAATACTAATCATGCCAGGCGAAACCAAAACCCTAGAGTGGATCCCTACTAAAACAGGTGTTACACCATTCTACTGTACCGATTTCTGCTCTGCACTTCACCAAGAGATGCAGGGTTATGCCAGGGTATCACCAGAAGGTGCCAATGTGCCAATCAAGTATTGGCTTGGAGACCCTAAAAAATAA